The proteins below are encoded in one region of Ereboglobus luteus:
- a CDS encoding glycoside hydrolase family 2 protein, with amino-acid sequence MKKLTVPVLALAFLTLVAQAAGSPRATIDFNPGWRFTKSDPAGAANPAHDDSAWERVSAPHTFNDTDTFDNWSLAGHRGEWEQWSGRAWYRKTFPTPGAWRGKKVFIEFEAVRQIGEVWLNGKKLGASKTGFSPFGFDLTPHLRPAGDSEPNVLAVMSDNRFMKDPDPNARLAPGRDRPGSLHDMLVKMERDMPASLDELRADQIPWNNPHWHPAHGGIYRNVRLHVTDPLHITLPLYSFLETEGPYAYALEISAKNARVGIDVPVRNDRADGENATVFVEILDARDRSVYRGNVTAYLAPGRSATLQLRGDIANPLLWEPGHPHLYRVVCTLAVDDKNIDRAEIPLGIRTVRWTPDEGFFINGRHLKLRGWGQKPTNEWPGLGAAQPDWLHFHTMALMREAGANFVRWGHAAGGPASIEAGDRLGIIALQPGADGEKDTTGAAWQLRSALFRDIIIYFRNNPGILIWEGGNQKVTREHAAELRGHMDKYDPHGGRVYAHRRADEITAEFMDIGVGTEGGREIARLPVVEGEYNREESPRRVWDDQSPPSFGYAAVPGKTQTYRLNSEQFAVNQISHYLKKLGPAAHSGGANWIFSDSTSGGRVETEVARASGEVDGVRLPKEAYYVCQVMWRDDPRAHIIGHWTYPAGTKKTIHVVANNNVDSVELLLNGKSLGRAAPEQTYLFTFPDIAFEPGTLTAISYRDGKKLASHTLRTAGPAVALRMTLLDNAPDFIADGSSVALVDVEAIDADGNRCPTWQDRVDFELAGPALWRGGYNSGKPGSINNTWLDLECGINRVALRSTPNPGKVTLTARASGLQNATLTLAAVTQTAKSASEKQACQFAPQKTPDWSALATPRPPLVKAAAAAEKMSGRHTKTYSYSGPASAIVHLEIDARPGKNAYVDIDSPLPADLPAALVSADWIQAANGDALYSAVDFVEISVPANTTITVAHDDRLPRPAWLTGQFAKTPQKINVLGRPMTLFTRSTKTGESVTMGDNVETKRDLPDQPNMYLVFVR; translated from the coding sequence ATGAAAAAACTCACCGTCCCCGTCCTCGCCCTTGCGTTCCTAACCCTCGTCGCGCAAGCCGCCGGCAGCCCGCGCGCCACCATCGATTTTAACCCCGGCTGGCGTTTCACAAAATCCGATCCCGCCGGCGCCGCCAATCCCGCGCATGACGACAGCGCGTGGGAGCGCGTCTCGGCCCCGCACACGTTCAACGACACCGACACATTCGACAACTGGTCGCTCGCCGGCCACCGCGGCGAATGGGAGCAGTGGAGCGGCCGCGCCTGGTATCGCAAGACCTTCCCCACGCCTGGGGCGTGGCGCGGGAAAAAAGTGTTCATCGAATTCGAGGCCGTGCGCCAGATCGGCGAAGTGTGGCTCAACGGCAAAAAACTCGGCGCCAGCAAAACCGGCTTCAGCCCGTTCGGCTTCGACCTCACGCCGCACCTGCGCCCCGCCGGCGACTCCGAGCCCAACGTCCTCGCCGTCATGAGCGACAATCGCTTCATGAAGGATCCCGACCCGAACGCGCGTCTCGCGCCCGGCCGCGACCGCCCCGGCTCGCTCCACGACATGCTCGTCAAAATGGAGCGCGACATGCCCGCCTCGCTCGACGAGCTGCGGGCCGACCAAATCCCCTGGAACAACCCGCACTGGCATCCCGCGCACGGCGGCATTTACCGCAACGTCCGCCTCCACGTCACCGACCCGCTCCACATCACGCTTCCGCTCTACTCGTTTCTCGAAACCGAGGGTCCCTACGCCTACGCCCTCGAAATCAGCGCAAAAAACGCCCGCGTCGGCATCGACGTCCCCGTCCGCAACGACCGCGCCGACGGTGAAAACGCGACCGTCTTCGTCGAAATCCTCGACGCCCGCGACCGCTCCGTTTACCGCGGCAACGTCACCGCCTACCTCGCACCCGGCCGCTCTGCCACGCTCCAACTGCGCGGCGACATCGCCAACCCGCTCCTCTGGGAACCCGGCCACCCGCACCTCTACCGCGTCGTCTGCACGCTGGCCGTTGACGACAAAAATATCGACCGCGCCGAAATCCCCCTCGGCATCCGCACCGTCCGCTGGACGCCCGACGAGGGCTTCTTCATCAACGGCCGCCACCTCAAGCTCCGCGGTTGGGGGCAAAAACCCACCAACGAATGGCCCGGCCTCGGCGCCGCGCAACCCGACTGGCTCCATTTCCACACGATGGCGCTCATGCGCGAAGCCGGCGCGAACTTCGTGCGCTGGGGCCACGCCGCCGGAGGCCCCGCCTCCATCGAGGCCGGCGACCGCCTCGGCATCATCGCGCTCCAACCCGGCGCCGACGGCGAAAAGGACACCACCGGCGCCGCGTGGCAACTGCGCTCCGCGCTCTTCCGCGACATCATCATCTATTTTCGCAACAACCCCGGCATCCTCATCTGGGAGGGCGGCAACCAGAAAGTCACGCGCGAGCACGCCGCCGAGCTCCGCGGCCACATGGACAAATACGACCCGCACGGAGGCCGCGTTTACGCGCACCGCCGCGCCGACGAGATCACCGCCGAGTTCATGGATATCGGCGTTGGCACCGAGGGCGGCCGCGAAATCGCGCGCCTGCCCGTCGTCGAGGGCGAATACAACCGCGAGGAATCCCCGCGCCGCGTCTGGGACGACCAGTCGCCTCCGAGTTTCGGCTACGCCGCCGTGCCCGGAAAAACCCAGACCTACCGCCTCAACTCCGAGCAATTTGCCGTCAACCAAATCTCCCATTACCTGAAAAAACTCGGCCCCGCCGCGCACTCCGGCGGCGCGAACTGGATTTTTTCCGACAGCACCAGCGGCGGCCGCGTCGAGACCGAGGTCGCCCGCGCCTCCGGCGAAGTCGACGGCGTGCGCCTGCCGAAAGAGGCGTATTACGTCTGCCAAGTCATGTGGCGCGACGACCCGCGCGCGCACATCATCGGCCACTGGACGTATCCGGCGGGCACGAAAAAAACGATCCACGTCGTCGCCAACAACAACGTCGACAGCGTGGAATTGTTGCTCAACGGAAAATCCCTCGGCCGCGCCGCGCCCGAGCAAACGTATCTGTTCACATTCCCCGACATCGCGTTCGAACCCGGCACGCTCACGGCGATCTCGTATCGCGACGGCAAAAAACTCGCCAGTCACACCCTCCGCACCGCAGGCCCGGCCGTGGCGCTGCGCATGACGCTCCTCGACAACGCGCCGGATTTCATCGCCGACGGCTCCAGCGTCGCCCTCGTCGATGTCGAGGCAATCGACGCCGACGGCAACCGCTGCCCGACATGGCAGGACCGCGTTGATTTCGAACTCGCCGGCCCGGCCCTCTGGCGCGGCGGCTACAACAGCGGCAAACCCGGATCGATCAACAACACCTGGCTCGACCTCGAATGCGGCATCAACCGCGTGGCGCTTCGCAGCACGCCGAACCCCGGCAAAGTGACGCTCACCGCGCGCGCGTCCGGACTGCAAAACGCGACGCTAACGCTCGCCGCCGTAACGCAGACTGCCAAGTCTGCCTCCGAAAAACAGGCATGTCAGTTCGCGCCACAAAAAACCCCCGACTGGTCCGCCCTCGCCACTCCCCGCCCCCCGCTTGTCAAGGCCGCCGCAGCAGCCGAAAAAATGTCCGGCCGCCACACAAAAACATATTCCTATTCCGGCCCCGCGTCGGCGATCGTGCACCTTGAAATCGACGCGCGCCCCGGCAAAAACGCCTACGTTGACATCGACTCGCCGCTGCCCGCCGACCTGCCCGCCGCGCTCGTATCCGCAGACTGGATACAAGCCGCCAATGGCGACGCGCTCTACAGCGCGGTTGATTTTGTCGAAATCTCGGTGCCCGCGAACACGACGATCACGGTGGCGCACGACGACCGCCTCCCGCGCCCCGCATGGCTCACGGGCCAGTTTGCGAAGACGCCGCAAAAGATAAACGTCCTCGGCCGCCCCATGACGCTTTTCACACGCTCAACCAAAACCGGCGAAAGCGTGACGATGGGTGACAACGTCGAAACCAAGCGCGACCTCCCCGACCAGCCGAACATGTATCTCGTTTTCGTGCGGTAA
- a CDS encoding translocation/assembly module TamB domain-containing protein: protein MRRLRRIFLVLLAALIIGVLASPWWIAPVSRPLLKRNGVTFAAADTNGYSRLVLSDLMVATPAADISAARVELDTPWLLLWRRAFSQPGPVTIDDCRVTIKNTPARADDAAPASSPRGLRPVLGTVDSILSQLTPWLPELRLNQGRIEIAGAPLEIDSINWRSDKNKSLLEIASARYRYHSATASITLENATGMLALHLSHTDPGNRANTIDATLAGENLAATIKLLDQTAALTARFDPAGWLPSEALLDAPTLSLTAGQLDRVSIPAPYTTATGSARIEYRDARLTADIAAHAEAAPEESAPPLDIAFHAQGTPEQIDITVLDIAIPGVTAKLSAPVSITRDLRLLSPQSRFTLDADLAQQPWFAAQGRVTGEVALDSTRFDKLHADARLQAENIQLAGIAVDRLAINLTQDDHLTRLNALDLALPDGSQLNASGQYDITARTLSKTTLSARVLPAAVAHFLPAGVAFDGITLTVSAEGPATAPEHRGSIEIQNTRASVLENPVNITASWRGRDLAADALNLTLNAAGTDLILTATGISAQSVTLASASIRKNNTSLLSLLAPATFSRAADGSFTFEPLSFASPDGVSKLSLQAAVARAISLSFTAANIDSALFSDLVDTGPLPWHVASAEINASLPDPDAALSASVTLDARFDYAQTLPAAARETPGLPDSALINVAASLTPKGLSIDRLTVSETASRSLVAHVSGTIPITVSPVGETLFRMDKSAPLALSAHTQPNSPFWHNLAEATGITLESPRISARVEGTLRKPDAHANITIARLSFDQTRWPKRFAKLPALPPLPEITGLATKLNTDGSTINLAQFSLLLAGQPVTAAARFTLDKNLSPNIETLSLDTNADLSAFAEYSNSILAPRGRLELSLNLVPGKPLEGRLQLHDAALRPLAPLGVVNAINADARLTGRRFEIATATALIGNQPATLTGSVVFPDNTVAAIQPDLVLKASNVPFAREPGLLVRGDIDLRIKNSDTPAGSVPVIQGALRLRDSLFLADMRSFWATRPASGPESRPPFFAIETPPLDKWRLDVDVRGPGFLRINTTVFAGRLSAAFKLDGTLGDPRLVGDATIDSGKVLLPFATFTAQSGRVRLTQAAPHMPRIEFTAASRTLGYDLRMEVRGTAENPRLTFTSSPALTSEQILLMVMAGEAPNNEINYSDQQRALSFGTYLGQGLINDIFGLSPDESRLTLISGEKLTRQGRETYTVEYKLDERWTAVGEYDEFDAYNLGMRWLAYRSKIRGPAAPLKPSEKTADAEKSSPPKIKVRGRGFWANLTSKRMLQRTLSLDKTHGSALTANEVEDAAFLLISQLVEKGYMHPKLTITAIPAPPAAPLTFTTNESLELDLPRELSATSARFKIETGKRYKLNEVTFTHTGPSTIADDDARQFFLPDTGLFGDKTIPYSPAAISGAAAALEETLKQRGYAGALVTVADLRIDDDTGRVAAQININEGPLWEINSLDARFPETVQVTAVETNDIALETLLARLRRDFVSKPWSQWTQQDIAEQIRQYFYRKGYPDITAQIAITTPAAPDSTAPRADDARTVTPVAVRVDITPGPQVRLGIVKIEGNRHTRPSLISRRIRLLPGDLLNPLAIEAARFRISRLGAFRGIEAGYAHDGSAERDLTFTLTESPGTNLSLLLGWGSYEQLRGGFEIRRLNTLGIADQTRLQVIQSSKSTNGDLTFSVPDLFARNVNGSVSAFGLRREEAAFKRIEYGGTVTLRRAWPRRGYEVSSGYTYESLNNTRDSLSPEAGKTARTIAATINLSIARDRRDNPLSPKRGYNWYLQGEFASHYLGGRTDYHRYRAGFNYHTSWGRTRWIHAGISQGLISPFGDRDTPLPINKLFYPGGENTIRGYQDGEAAPRDANGAFLGAKVYTIINLELEQALIGNLNFVIFYDLLGASANLADYPGNEWLNSAGVGFRYHTILGPLRLEYGRNLNPRTGDPGGTLHFSIGIPF, encoded by the coding sequence ATGCGCCGCCTACGCCGCATATTTCTCGTCCTCCTTGCCGCACTGATCATCGGTGTGCTCGCATCGCCGTGGTGGATTGCGCCGGTGTCTCGCCCGCTGCTCAAGCGAAACGGCGTCACCTTCGCCGCCGCCGATACCAACGGCTACTCGCGCCTCGTGCTTTCCGATTTGATGGTCGCCACGCCGGCCGCCGACATTTCCGCCGCCCGCGTCGAACTCGACACGCCCTGGCTGCTTCTTTGGCGCCGCGCGTTTTCGCAACCCGGCCCCGTCACAATCGACGACTGCCGTGTCACAATAAAAAACACGCCCGCCCGTGCCGATGATGCCGCGCCCGCATCATCGCCACGAGGTCTCCGGCCCGTGTTAGGCACGGTTGATTCCATCCTGTCGCAACTCACCCCGTGGCTGCCCGAGTTGCGGCTCAACCAAGGCCGGATCGAGATCGCCGGCGCGCCTCTCGAAATCGATTCAATCAACTGGCGTTCGGACAAAAATAAATCCCTCCTCGAAATCGCCTCCGCACGCTACCGCTACCACTCCGCCACCGCATCCATCACATTGGAAAACGCGACCGGCATGCTTGCGCTGCACCTCTCGCACACCGATCCCGGCAATCGTGCCAATACCATCGATGCCACTCTTGCCGGCGAAAACCTCGCCGCAACCATCAAGCTCCTCGACCAAACCGCCGCGCTCACCGCCCGTTTCGATCCCGCCGGCTGGCTTCCCTCCGAGGCGTTGCTCGACGCCCCGACACTTTCGCTCACCGCCGGGCAGCTCGACCGCGTCAGTATTCCCGCGCCCTACACAACCGCGACCGGCTCGGCGCGCATCGAATATCGCGACGCCCGCCTCACCGCCGACATCGCCGCCCATGCCGAAGCCGCGCCGGAAGAATCCGCCCCGCCCCTCGACATCGCCTTCCACGCCCAAGGCACGCCCGAACAAATCGACATCACCGTGCTCGACATTGCGATCCCCGGCGTCACCGCAAAACTCTCCGCGCCCGTTTCCATCACGCGCGATCTTCGCCTTCTCTCGCCGCAATCCCGTTTCACGCTCGACGCCGATCTCGCGCAACAACCCTGGTTCGCCGCGCAAGGCCGCGTCACCGGCGAAGTCGCGCTCGATTCCACGCGCTTCGACAAACTCCATGCCGACGCCCGCCTCCAGGCGGAAAACATCCAGCTCGCCGGAATCGCCGTAGACCGACTCGCGATCAACCTCACCCAGGACGATCACCTCACCCGCCTGAACGCCCTCGACCTCGCGCTTCCCGACGGCTCGCAACTCAACGCCTCCGGCCAATACGACATCACTGCGCGCACGCTTTCCAAAACCACGCTCTCCGCCCGCGTTCTGCCCGCGGCCGTCGCCCATTTCCTGCCCGCCGGAGTCGCTTTTGATGGCATCACGCTCACCGTTTCCGCCGAGGGACCCGCAACCGCGCCCGAGCATCGCGGCTCCATCGAAATCCAAAATACGCGCGCTTCCGTGCTCGAGAATCCCGTCAACATCACCGCCAGTTGGCGCGGGCGGGACCTCGCCGCCGACGCGCTCAACCTCACGCTCAATGCCGCCGGGACCGATCTCATCCTCACCGCCACCGGCATCTCCGCGCAAAGCGTCACGCTCGCCTCGGCCTCCATTCGCAAAAACAACACCAGCCTCCTCTCGCTTCTCGCCCCCGCCACCTTCAGCCGCGCGGCCGACGGCTCCTTCACGTTCGAGCCCCTTTCGTTCGCCTCGCCCGATGGTGTGTCCAAGTTATCGCTGCAGGCCGCCGTCGCGCGCGCCATCTCGCTCTCCTTCACCGCCGCCAACATCGACTCCGCGCTCTTCTCCGACCTCGTCGACACCGGGCCGCTTCCCTGGCATGTTGCTTCCGCCGAAATTAACGCCTCGCTGCCCGATCCCGATGCCGCGCTCTCCGCGTCCGTCACGCTCGACGCCCGTTTCGACTACGCGCAAACGCTTCCCGCCGCCGCGCGTGAAACGCCCGGACTGCCAGACTCCGCGCTCATCAATGTCGCCGCCAGTCTTACCCCCAAAGGCCTGAGCATCGACCGCCTCACCGTCAGCGAAACCGCGAGCCGTTCCCTCGTCGCCCACGTTTCCGGCACCATCCCGATCACCGTTAGTCCCGTCGGCGAAACCCTGTTTCGCATGGACAAAAGCGCCCCGCTCGCGCTCAGCGCCCACACCCAGCCCAACAGCCCTTTCTGGCATAATCTCGCCGAGGCCACCGGCATCACGCTCGAATCACCGCGCATCAGCGCTCGCGTCGAGGGCACGCTGCGGAAACCCGACGCCCATGCCAACATTACCATCGCGCGCCTCAGCTTCGACCAAACCCGCTGGCCCAAGCGCTTCGCCAAGCTTCCCGCTCTCCCGCCGCTTCCGGAAATCACCGGACTCGCAACAAAACTCAACACCGACGGCTCCACGATCAACCTCGCGCAATTTTCCCTGCTCCTCGCCGGGCAACCCGTCACCGCCGCCGCGCGTTTTACCCTCGATAAAAATCTCTCGCCGAACATCGAGACCCTGAGCCTGGACACCAACGCCGACCTTTCCGCTTTTGCCGAATACAGCAATTCCATCCTCGCCCCCCGCGGACGCCTCGAACTATCGCTCAACCTCGTCCCCGGCAAACCGCTCGAGGGCCGTCTCCAGCTTCACGACGCCGCGCTTCGGCCGCTTGCGCCGCTCGGCGTTGTCAATGCCATCAACGCGGACGCGCGACTCACGGGCCGCCGTTTCGAAATCGCCACCGCCACCGCCCTCATCGGCAACCAGCCCGCCACGCTCACGGGCAGCGTTGTTTTCCCCGACAACACCGTGGCCGCCATCCAGCCCGACCTCGTGCTCAAGGCGTCCAATGTTCCCTTCGCCCGCGAACCCGGGCTGCTCGTTCGCGGTGACATCGACCTGCGTATCAAGAATTCGGATACGCCCGCCGGCTCCGTTCCGGTCATACAAGGCGCGCTCCGGCTTCGCGACAGCCTCTTCCTCGCCGACATGCGCTCCTTCTGGGCCACCCGTCCCGCCAGCGGGCCGGAAAGCCGTCCTCCATTTTTCGCCATCGAGACACCCCCGCTCGACAAGTGGCGTCTCGACGTCGACGTGCGCGGCCCCGGCTTTTTGCGCATCAACACCACCGTGTTCGCCGGGCGCCTTTCCGCCGCGTTCAAGCTCGACGGCACGCTCGGCGACCCGCGGCTCGTCGGCGACGCCACCATCGACAGCGGCAAAGTGCTCCTGCCCTTCGCCACCTTTACCGCGCAATCCGGGCGCGTTCGCCTCACCCAGGCGGCCCCGCACATGCCGCGCATCGAGTTCACCGCCGCCTCGCGCACCCTCGGCTACGACTTGCGCATGGAAGTCCGCGGCACCGCCGAAAACCCGCGCCTCACCTTCACATCCAGCCCCGCGCTCACCTCCGAGCAAATCCTCCTCATGGTCATGGCCGGCGAGGCTCCGAACAACGAAATCAATTACAGCGACCAGCAGCGCGCGCTCAGCTTTGGCACCTATCTCGGGCAGGGACTCATCAACGACATCTTCGGCCTCTCGCCCGACGAAAGCCGCCTCACGCTCATCAGCGGCGAAAAACTCACACGCCAGGGCCGCGAAACCTACACCGTCGAATACAAGCTCGACGAACGCTGGACCGCCGTTGGCGAATACGACGAGTTCGACGCCTATAACCTCGGCATGCGCTGGCTCGCCTACCGCAGCAAAATCCGCGGCCCCGCCGCCCCGCTCAAGCCAAGTGAGAAAACCGCGGACGCCGAAAAAAGTTCCCCTCCAAAAATCAAAGTTCGCGGGCGCGGGTTCTGGGCAAACCTCACCAGCAAGCGCATGCTCCAGCGAACGCTTTCACTCGACAAAACCCACGGCTCCGCGCTCACCGCCAACGAAGTCGAGGACGCCGCGTTCCTTCTCATCTCGCAACTTGTCGAAAAGGGTTACATGCACCCCAAGCTTACGATCACAGCCATTCCGGCGCCGCCCGCCGCGCCGCTCACCTTTACCACAAACGAAAGCCTCGAACTCGACCTGCCCCGCGAACTTTCAGCAACCTCGGCCCGCTTCAAAATCGAAACCGGCAAACGCTACAAACTCAACGAGGTCACTTTCACGCACACAGGCCCGTCCACCATCGCCGACGACGACGCGCGCCAGTTCTTCCTTCCCGACACGGGCCTCTTCGGCGACAAAACCATCCCCTATTCGCCTGCCGCAATCAGCGGCGCCGCCGCCGCGCTGGAGGAAACCCTGAAGCAACGGGGATATGCCGGCGCGCTCGTCACCGTCGCCGACCTGCGCATCGACGACGACACCGGCCGTGTCGCCGCGCAAATCAACATCAACGAGGGTCCCTTGTGGGAAATCAATTCGCTCGACGCCCGTTTCCCCGAAACCGTCCAAGTCACCGCGGTTGAAACCAACGATATCGCGCTCGAAACCCTGCTCGCCAGACTTCGCCGCGATTTTGTTTCAAAACCCTGGTCGCAATGGACGCAGCAGGACATCGCCGAGCAAATCCGCCAGTATTTTTATCGCAAAGGCTACCCCGATATCACCGCGCAAATTGCAATCACCACACCCGCCGCGCCCGATTCAACGGCGCCCCGGGCCGACGATGCGCGGACCGTTACGCCTGTCGCCGTTCGTGTTGACATCACACCCGGCCCGCAGGTGCGGCTCGGCATTGTCAAAATCGAGGGCAACCGCCACACGCGCCCCTCGCTCATCAGCCGCCGCATCCGCCTCCTCCCCGGCGATCTCCTCAACCCGCTCGCCATCGAAGCCGCGCGCTTCCGCATCAGCCGCCTTGGCGCCTTCCGCGGCATCGAGGCCGGTTATGCGCACGATGGTTCCGCCGAACGCGACCTCACTTTTACCCTCACCGAAAGCCCGGGCACCAATCTCTCGCTCCTCCTCGGCTGGGGCAGTTACGAGCAGTTGCGCGGCGGTTTTGAAATACGCCGCCTCAACACGCTCGGCATCGCCGACCAGACGCGCCTTCAGGTCATCCAGTCATCCAAAAGCACCAACGGCGATCTCACCTTCAGCGTGCCGGACCTCTTCGCCCGCAACGTCAACGGCTCCGTGAGCGCCTTCGGCCTGCGCCGCGAGGAGGCCGCCTTCAAGCGCATCGAATACGGCGGCACCGTCACGCTCCGCCGCGCCTGGCCCAGGCGCGGTTACGAGGTGAGCAGCGGCTACACCTACGAGTCGCTCAACAACACCCGCGACTCCCTTTCGCCCGAGGCCGGAAAAACCGCCCGCACCATCGCCGCCACCATCAACCTCAGCATCGCGCGCGACCGGCGCGACAATCCCCTGTCTCCAAAAAGAGGATACAATTGGTATCTGCAGGGCGAGTTTGCCAGCCACTACCTCGGCGGGCGCACCGACTACCACCGTTATCGCGCGGGGTTCAACTATCACACTTCCTGGGGGCGAACCCGCTGGATTCACGCCGGCATCTCGCAGGGCCTCATCTCGCCCTTCGGCGATCGCGACACGCCGCTGCCTATCAACAAACTTTTTTATCCCGGCGGCGAAAACACCATCCGCGGTTACCAGGATGGCGAAGCCGCCCCGCGCGATGCCAACGGCGCTTTTCTCGGCGCGAAAGTTTACACGATAATCAACTTGGAGCTCGAACAGGCGCTGATCGGCAACCTGAACTTTGTGATCTTCTACGACCTGCTCGGGGCCAGCGCGAACCTCGCCGATTACCCCGGCAACGAATGGTTGAACAGCGCGGGCGTGGGCTTCCGTTATCACACAATTCTCGGCCCACTCCGTCTCGAATACGGCCGCAACCTAAACCCGCGCACCGGCGACCCCGGCGGCACCCTCCACTTCTCAATCGGCATCCCGTTCTAA
- a CDS encoding LysR family transcriptional regulator, with the protein MEIHQLRYFVAVAETGNFTRAAERCNVSQPSLSQQIINLESELGHKLFHRLGRKAVLTESGELFIGRARRVLHEVEAATREIKDAPTLERRITVGAIPTVMPHLMTAIIGQALQKHPDLIIHAREDFRPALVKSVLEGDLDMALVSMPVTDTRIAVEALFTEPLLLAVSKTHPLATQPTVSGDDLRNETFALLGHSSALAAKIQGFCGAHDFEPMIGYRCSQIATVKSFVAMGLGISILPQLSRVSVDDSRIVYRHLSGRAPTREIALIRHPQRYQSRGASLFLETLRESIKPLAADGV; encoded by the coding sequence ATGGAAATCCATCAACTACGCTATTTCGTCGCGGTCGCTGAAACGGGCAATTTTACCCGTGCGGCCGAGCGCTGCAATGTTTCTCAACCTTCGTTGAGTCAGCAGATTATAAATCTTGAGTCGGAGCTTGGTCATAAACTCTTTCACCGTCTCGGGCGCAAGGCCGTGCTCACTGAAAGCGGCGAGCTTTTTATCGGACGCGCCCGGCGTGTCCTGCACGAGGTCGAGGCTGCCACGCGCGAAATCAAGGACGCTCCCACGCTCGAACGGCGCATCACTGTCGGCGCGATTCCCACCGTCATGCCGCATCTCATGACTGCCATCATCGGGCAGGCGCTCCAAAAGCACCCCGATCTCATCATCCACGCCCGCGAGGATTTTCGCCCCGCTCTTGTCAAATCCGTGCTCGAAGGCGATCTCGACATGGCGCTTGTCTCCATGCCCGTCACCGACACCCGAATCGCCGTCGAGGCGCTTTTCACCGAGCCACTCCTCCTCGCCGTCTCGAAAACGCATCCCCTCGCGACGCAACCGACCGTCTCGGGCGACGACCTTCGCAACGAAACCTTCGCGCTTCTCGGACATTCGAGCGCCCTTGCCGCCAAGATTCAGGGGTTCTGCGGCGCGCACGATTTCGAACCCATGATCGGCTATCGTTGCTCGCAAATCGCCACGGTGAAATCCTTTGTCGCCATGGGGCTGGGCATTTCCATCCTTCCGCAGCTTTCGCGTGTTTCCGTGGACGACTCGCGCATTGTCTATCGTCATCTCAGCGGACGCGCCCCGACCCGTGAAATTGCCCTTATCCGCCACCCGCAACGCTACCAAAGTCGCGGCGCCTCGCTCTTTCTCGAAACCCTTCGTGAAAGCATCAAACCCCTCGCCGCCGATGGTGTGTGA